The following proteins come from a genomic window of Nostoc sp. ATCC 53789:
- a CDS encoding helix-turn-helix domain-containing protein, giving the protein MRVPRPSREQQALQLAEQSRARRVAIHQQVWDLHDQGWSGKAIARQVGIGVTSVFRYLRTPTFVEPTRRRSRGRSILVPYQEYILKRWNEGCHEGLVLFEEIQQQGYKGSYDTVARYTRRIRTALGIKPRKLYSVKSLPKVTQPKKLCLTPRRAVWLVLRKPESQLPEVSFES; this is encoded by the coding sequence GTGCGAGTACCACGACCAAGCCGTGAACAACAGGCACTACAATTAGCAGAACAAAGCCGTGCTAGACGAGTTGCTATTCATCAGCAAGTTTGGGATCTACATGATCAAGGTTGGAGTGGAAAAGCTATAGCCCGTCAAGTTGGGATTGGTGTAACAAGTGTATTTCGCTATCTACGTACTCCCACCTTTGTTGAACCAACTCGGCGAAGAAGCCGAGGTCGAAGTATTTTAGTTCCATACCAAGAATATATCCTAAAACGCTGGAATGAAGGTTGTCACGAAGGCTTAGTCTTGTTTGAGGAAATTCAACAACAGGGTTACAAAGGTAGTTATGATACTGTAGCGCGTTACACGCGGCGCATCCGTACAGCCCTTGGAATCAAGCCACGAAAACTGTATTCAGTTAAGTCTTTACCAAAAGTCACTCAACCCAAAAAACTTTGTCTCACGCCTCGTCGTGCAGTATGGCTAGTGCTACGGAAACCGGAGTCGCAACTGCCTGAAGTGTCCTTTGAATCATAA
- a CDS encoding glycosyltransferase — protein MQVFEPTVSVIIPTYQRGHIVSQAINSVLAQTYKDYEIIVINDGSQDNTPQVLAEFSDRRITAIHQANQGLSAARNAGIRSARGKYIAFLDDDDLWEPQKLEKQISVLEANPRIGLIYSDSLFFSDQQGLFPGSYNTAFPTPNLQVLWTLFRYNYIPVLTVVVRRDCLDKVGLFDETLRCCEDYDLWLRLIEKFPIYFLNQPLARYRQSPNNLSQDKEQMLTNQLRVKEKVIDRNPEFLKIPVNFIDPYFYNIYLGLANLHIQNHQIEQARRVLHRYREMRGETARYEELRLSLYTEQI, from the coding sequence ATGCAAGTTTTTGAGCCAACCGTCAGTGTTATTATTCCTACTTACCAGCGTGGACATATTGTCAGTCAGGCAATTAACAGCGTTTTGGCACAAACCTACAAAGACTACGAAATTATTGTCATCAACGATGGTTCTCAGGATAATACTCCGCAAGTCCTGGCTGAATTTAGCGATCGCCGCATTACCGCTATTCATCAAGCCAATCAAGGATTATCTGCGGCTCGTAATGCTGGAATTCGCTCTGCTAGAGGGAAGTATATCGCCTTTTTAGATGATGATGATCTCTGGGAACCTCAGAAGTTAGAAAAACAGATTTCCGTCTTGGAAGCCAATCCACGCATTGGTTTGATCTATTCAGATTCACTCTTTTTTTCTGATCAACAGGGTTTGTTTCCAGGTTCGTATAATACAGCATTTCCTACCCCGAATCTTCAGGTATTATGGACTCTTTTTAGATACAACTACATTCCAGTCCTAACGGTTGTTGTGCGTCGAGACTGTTTAGATAAAGTGGGTTTGTTTGATGAAACTCTGAGATGTTGTGAAGATTACGATTTATGGCTGCGCCTGATTGAAAAATTTCCGATTTACTTTTTAAATCAACCCTTAGCACGTTATCGGCAATCGCCAAATAATCTTTCTCAAGATAAAGAGCAGATGTTAACTAACCAGCTGCGTGTTAAGGAAAAAGTCATCGATCGCAATCCAGAATTCCTAAAAATCCCTGTTAATTTTATCGATCCTTACTTTTACAATATCTACCTCGGACTTGCCAATTTACATATTCAAAATCATCAAATAGAGCAAGCACGTAGAGTTTTGCATCGCTATCGAGAAATGCGGGGTGAAACCGCTAGATATGAGGAGTTGCGATTATCTTTATATACTGAGCAAATTTAA
- a CDS encoding transposase, producing MKPYSCDLRQKVINAYNNQEGSQRQLAIRFSVSLSFVQSLLRRYRSSGTVEPKPHGGGQISKLNNEHLALVGLLVESDNDATLVELCDRLEQQTQVKISRSSMGRITQKLNLTRKKKHYTRAKSIQNGCKN from the coding sequence ATGAAACCTTACTCTTGTGATCTGCGCCAAAAAGTGATCAATGCATATAACAATCAAGAAGGCTCTCAACGACAATTGGCAATAAGATTCAGTGTCAGCTTGAGTTTTGTTCAAAGTTTACTGAGACGATATCGTAGCAGTGGGACAGTTGAGCCAAAACCTCATGGTGGAGGTCAAATCTCAAAGCTCAATAATGAGCATCTGGCATTGGTAGGGTTATTAGTAGAGTCAGATAATGATGCCACTTTGGTGGAATTGTGCGATCGCTTAGAACAACAGACTCAAGTAAAGATAAGCCGTTCCTCAATGGGCAGAATCACCCAAAAGCTGAATCTGACACGCAAAAAAAAACATTACACGCGAGCGAAAAGTATACAGAACGGGTGCAAAAATTGA
- a CDS encoding ABC transporter ATP-binding protein, whose translation MKAGKTLRYKIQQSLRILPALRLVWNSSPRLTIALVALLVIQGLLPLLSLYLTKLIVDTIAASVNVADKGAAFSRVLLLLGFFVAITLVTTLCSSLTELVYAAQSQQLTDYMQNILHAKSIEVDLEYYENSEYYDALQRAQKEAPSRPGQILHRLAWLCLSSISLVAMLGLLLSLHWGIGVILFVAAIPALVVRVKYSGIMYHWQRQKTAQERQAGYLSRILTTEQHAKEIRLFDLGSFFSQWYLRLRRQLYQENIAMTKKQSVANLGAQATATTLVFAAYGFIIYQTMQGTIRFGDLVLYYQALQRGQNDLKSLLGGLSGLYEDNLFLANLYEFLDLKPKVVEPSNPKPLPIPMKKGIVFNHVSFQYATTKRQALQNINLTIRPGEVVALVGENGSGKTTLIKLLCRLYDPTFGSITIDGVDLRQFEIAALRRQISVIFQDYTKYHLTAKENIWLANINLPFSYEKITAAARRSGADDVISKLPQGYDTILGKFFEQGEELSIGQWQKIALARAFLRDSQLIVLDEPTSALDPKAEEEVFQNFRQLIKNQAAILISHRLSTVRMADCIYVMANGSIIESGTHEELINLGSSYANLFETQAQHYK comes from the coding sequence ATGAAAGCGGGCAAAACTTTAAGATATAAAATTCAGCAAAGCTTACGCATTCTGCCTGCGTTGCGCCTAGTTTGGAACAGCAGTCCTCGTTTGACTATTGCTTTGGTTGCACTTTTGGTTATTCAAGGTTTATTGCCTCTACTATCTCTTTACCTCACCAAACTCATCGTAGATACAATAGCTGCCAGTGTTAATGTTGCCGACAAAGGAGCCGCCTTTAGTCGAGTATTACTTTTGCTTGGCTTCTTTGTTGCTATCACCCTAGTAACTACCCTGTGTTCTTCTCTGACTGAACTGGTGTATGCCGCCCAGTCTCAGCAACTCACTGACTATATGCAAAACATCCTCCATGCTAAATCAATTGAGGTAGACCTGGAGTATTATGAAAACTCTGAATATTATGATGCCTTGCAGCGAGCGCAAAAAGAAGCTCCTTCTCGACCAGGGCAAATCCTACATCGTTTGGCATGGCTATGTTTGAGTAGTATTTCTTTGGTAGCGATGCTGGGGTTGCTACTGTCATTGCATTGGGGAATAGGAGTTATCTTATTTGTTGCCGCGATTCCGGCCCTGGTAGTGCGGGTGAAATATTCCGGTATCATGTATCATTGGCAGCGTCAGAAGACAGCCCAGGAACGCCAAGCAGGCTACTTGAGTCGGATACTGACTACAGAGCAACACGCTAAAGAAATTCGCTTGTTTGATTTGGGTTCTTTCTTTAGTCAGTGGTATCTGCGCTTGCGGCGGCAACTATATCAGGAAAACATAGCCATGACCAAAAAACAGTCTGTGGCTAATCTTGGTGCCCAAGCAACGGCGACAACTTTAGTTTTTGCTGCCTATGGTTTCATTATTTATCAAACCATGCAAGGCACTATCCGCTTTGGTGACTTAGTACTCTATTACCAGGCATTGCAACGAGGACAAAATGACCTGAAAAGTCTCTTGGGTGGTCTGTCTGGTTTATATGAAGACAATCTATTTCTTGCTAACTTATATGAATTTTTAGACCTGAAACCAAAAGTTGTAGAACCGTCAAATCCGAAACCTCTTCCCATACCAATGAAAAAGGGGATTGTGTTTAATCATGTTAGTTTCCAATATGCAACTACGAAGCGTCAGGCACTTCAGAATATTAATCTGACTATTCGCCCAGGAGAAGTGGTGGCATTGGTAGGAGAAAACGGCTCCGGTAAGACTACTTTAATTAAGCTTTTGTGTCGTTTATACGATCCCACTTTTGGTAGTATTACCATTGATGGCGTAGATTTACGCCAATTTGAAATTGCTGCTCTCCGCCGTCAAATTAGCGTGATTTTTCAAGACTATACGAAATATCATCTGACTGCTAAAGAAAACATTTGGTTGGCAAATATCAACCTGCCATTCAGCTACGAAAAAATCACCGCCGCTGCCCGTCGTTCCGGTGCTGATGATGTCATTAGCAAGCTACCTCAAGGTTACGATACCATACTGGGTAAATTCTTTGAACAAGGGGAAGAATTGAGCATCGGTCAGTGGCAAAAAATCGCTTTGGCAAGGGCATTTTTGCGAGATTCACAGCTAATCGTTTTAGATGAACCGACTAGCGCTTTAGACCCGAAAGCCGAAGAAGAGGTGTTTCAGAATTTCCGCCAACTTATTAAAAATCAAGCTGCTATCCTCATCAGCCATCGCTTATCAACCGTCAGAATGGCTGACTGTATCTACGTGATGGCAAACGGTTCAATTATTGAAAGCGGCACCCATGAAGAACTGATAAATCTGGGTAGTAGCTATGCAAACTTGTTTGAAACCCAAGCCCAACACTATAAGTAA
- a CDS encoding NAD-dependent epimerase/dehydratase family protein encodes MHFIVTGGAGFIGSHLTEQLLSEGHRVTVVDNLTTGRLENLPKHCHLRFLQKDILICQPEDFTEKVDGIAHLAAISSVTESLCRPLEAHHNNLSATLAVIQLCQALTIPKLVFASSASVYGNLTQLPISEEQKTSPMSPYGLQKLVSEQYASMFAKQLGFSFVGLRIFNVFGPRQVPNSSYSGVISRFIDIIQRGLPITIYGDGTQTRDFIYVKDVVRAFSQALKVNITSGSSLICNLGTGTSTSLVQLINILKNHFPRWKPEINFASPRAGDIQHSQADISRISSCLDFQPQWSAESAIVFLIASSLSNKENYSKQRLTLSAQDLENENCIVNKKLLNKYLSKNEVFI; translated from the coding sequence ATGCATTTTATTGTCACTGGCGGAGCCGGATTTATTGGCTCTCATCTCACAGAACAATTGTTATCAGAAGGTCATCGTGTCACTGTAGTTGATAATCTGACCACTGGACGTTTAGAGAACTTACCCAAACATTGTCATCTTAGGTTTCTCCAAAAAGATATTTTAATATGTCAACCAGAAGATTTTACAGAGAAAGTTGATGGGATCGCCCATTTAGCAGCTATTTCATCGGTGACAGAATCTTTGTGTCGTCCCTTAGAGGCTCATCACAATAATCTTTCGGCAACCTTGGCTGTGATTCAACTTTGCCAAGCTTTAACTATTCCTAAGTTAGTATTTGCCAGTTCCGCATCTGTATACGGCAATCTCACTCAATTACCAATTTCAGAAGAGCAAAAAACTTCTCCTATGTCACCCTACGGCTTACAAAAATTGGTGAGTGAACAATACGCTAGTATGTTTGCTAAACAACTAGGTTTTTCATTTGTTGGCTTACGAATTTTTAACGTATTTGGCCCTAGACAAGTTCCTAATTCAAGCTACTCTGGTGTAATTTCGCGCTTTATTGATATTATACAACGTGGCTTGCCAATTACTATTTATGGCGATGGAACTCAAACCAGAGACTTTATTTATGTTAAAGACGTAGTGAGGGCTTTTTCTCAAGCATTAAAGGTAAATATTACCTCTGGTTCATCCTTAATTTGTAACTTAGGAACTGGAACATCTACTTCTTTAGTGCAGTTGATTAATATCCTCAAAAATCATTTTCCGCGATGGAAACCAGAGATTAATTTCGCGTCTCCTCGTGCAGGAGATATTCAACATTCACAAGCTGATATTTCCAGGATATCTTCATGTCTAGACTTCCAGCCTCAGTGGTCAGCAGAATCGGCTATTGTTTTTTTAATTGCATCATCTTTGAGCAACAAGGAGAATTATTCAAAACAACGGTTGACTCTATCTGCTCAAGATTTAGAAAATGAAAACTGCATTGTAAATAAAAAATTATTAAATAAATATTTAAGTAAAAATGAAGTATTTATCTAA
- a CDS encoding glycosyltransferase family 4 protein, whose amino-acid sequence MRVLMIGAGGVALTRPLDWVVKAGYEVWLLGDVDPYETETPKNYRYFPTVWRKYLEEFTNTYPYEDQMAEEMAEPLRKLADEFQPDIIHVHAIGWHAQCCVLANLNPLVVSAWGFLNHLLQPEREQSKHNDRVSQVFNNTGVLIVETPSLIEKSKALLNSNQRVELIPLGTNPQHFRSGVTKDLPKWRREILKIDEEATILLSPRGWSKVYNHEQIFTAYAQAYPQFIKPTVLVFSKLGRAGGEEAVVIYESIRKKAEELGLLENLRWMPGLPYNLMPTGYNLADVIINYPVSDAFPSTLIEAVACERPVITCDLLAYRGTFIEEFCTLVEPENPDALAEAMIKVVNQPPQEREAHLAQARQVIVEEYDEAILQKRIFQIYEDLASTTKVVSA is encoded by the coding sequence ATGCGTGTACTGATGATTGGTGCTGGGGGCGTTGCCTTGACAAGACCCTTAGATTGGGTAGTTAAAGCAGGTTATGAAGTTTGGCTACTAGGAGATGTAGACCCCTATGAAACGGAAACTCCCAAAAATTATCGCTATTTCCCCACTGTTTGGCGAAAGTATCTAGAGGAGTTTACCAACACCTACCCTTATGAAGATCAGATGGCCGAGGAAATGGCGGAGCCATTACGTAAACTTGCAGATGAATTCCAGCCTGATATTATCCATGTCCACGCTATTGGTTGGCACGCCCAGTGTTGTGTCCTGGCAAATCTAAACCCTCTTGTGGTCTCTGCTTGGGGCTTTTTAAATCATTTGCTACAACCAGAAAGGGAACAAAGCAAGCATAACGATAGGGTTAGCCAAGTGTTTAATAACACTGGTGTGCTGATTGTAGAGACACCTAGTTTGATAGAAAAATCTAAAGCACTGCTGAATTCTAATCAACGGGTAGAATTAATTCCTTTAGGGACAAACCCCCAACATTTTCGCTCTGGAGTCACAAAAGATTTACCAAAATGGCGACGGGAAATATTGAAGATTGATGAAGAAGCCACAATTCTGCTTTCGCCCCGTGGTTGGTCTAAAGTGTACAACCATGAGCAGATATTTACAGCCTATGCACAGGCTTATCCCCAATTCATAAAACCGACGGTACTCGTCTTTTCAAAGCTAGGGCGTGCCGGCGGGGAAGAAGCAGTAGTTATTTACGAAAGCATCCGCAAAAAAGCAGAAGAACTTGGCTTATTAGAAAATCTGCGCTGGATGCCTGGCCTACCTTATAATCTCATGCCTACAGGCTACAACTTAGCAGATGTGATTATCAATTATCCCGTCAGTGATGCCTTTCCTTCGACACTAATTGAAGCAGTTGCCTGTGAACGCCCAGTTATTACCTGTGATTTGTTAGCTTATCGAGGCACTTTTATTGAAGAATTTTGTACTTTGGTAGAACCGGAAAACCCAGATGCTCTAGCAGAGGCAATGATTAAAGTTGTCAATCAACCTCCCCAAGAGCGAGAAGCACATCTTGCACAAGCACGGCAAGTTATTGTCGAGGAATATGATGAAGCAATTTTACAAAAGCGGATATTCCAAATATATGAAGATTTGGCATCTACTACTAAGGTAGTCTCGGCCTAA
- a CDS encoding ABC transporter permease, whose protein sequence is MSATELLLSKGLAYLLIAITEALIVMGLGSIIFHIGVISNPITLLIGTLLFLIDSVSFGLLGGVRSSNQNSAVQIVSLVGFITSLLLSVFIYPLSNIPFPLSLTPNVFPARYYIDITRDAFVRGTGWTGV, encoded by the coding sequence ATTAGTGCAACCGAACTGTTACTTAGCAAAGGATTAGCTTACCTGCTAATTGCGATTACAGAAGCTTTAATAGTTATGGGATTAGGGTCAATAATTTTTCATATCGGCGTAATTAGTAACCCGATCACTTTATTAATAGGAACTCTACTCTTTTTAATAGATAGTGTTTCCTTTGGTTTACTTGGAGGGGTACGTAGCAGTAACCAAAATTCCGCAGTACAAATTGTTTCTCTTGTCGGTTTTATTACATCTTTATTGCTATCTGTTTTTATTTATCCCCTGAGTAATATTCCTTTTCCCCTTTCACTAACACCTAACGTATTTCCTGCGCGTTATTACATTGATATCACCCGTGATGCTTTTGTGCGTGGTACAGGATGGACAGGAGTTTGA
- a CDS encoding IS630 family transposase, with protein MQKLRAEYWTIIGEVNLADLVFIDEAGVNIAMTRRFARSPQGSRAYGHCPDGRGKNVTMIGAMSTEGIIAAMTFTGGTNASAFETYVTQVLVPSMKPGATVVMDNFSSHKVTGIREAIESVGAKLVYLSPYSPDFSPIENCWSKVKEFLRSQAARTYQELDEAITNALNAVTKKDIIGWFTHCCYYIAPN; from the coding sequence GTGCAAAAATTGAGGGCAGAGTATTGGACAATCATCGGAGAAGTAAACTTAGCAGACTTAGTATTTATCGATGAAGCTGGAGTAAATATTGCTATGACCAGACGCTTCGCTCGTTCGCCTCAAGGTAGTCGTGCTTATGGTCATTGTCCTGACGGCCGGGGAAAAAATGTGACGATGATTGGAGCGATGTCAACTGAAGGCATCATTGCTGCGATGACTTTTACTGGTGGTACTAATGCATCGGCGTTTGAAACCTATGTTACTCAAGTTTTAGTTCCTAGCATGAAGCCGGGTGCAACTGTTGTTATGGATAACTTCAGTTCTCATAAAGTTACAGGTATCCGTGAAGCCATTGAATCTGTGGGAGCAAAATTGGTTTATTTGTCTCCCTACTCTCCAGATTTTTCACCGATTGAAAACTGCTGGTCAAAGGTGAAAGAATTTTTACGTTCGCAAGCCGCTCGAACCTATCAAGAGCTAGATGAGGCCATTACAAATGCCTTAAATGCTGTGACTAAAAAAGATATTATTGGATGGTTCACGCACTGCTGTTACTATATTGCACCCAACTGA
- a CDS encoding PqqD family protein gives MTLQIALNQKVSLSANVLTQDLAGESVLLNLQSEEYFSQNEVGTKIFFVLTESDSIQTAYDTLIKEYDVEPEKLKQDLLKFIDKLVKAGLVEITDS, from the coding sequence ATGACACTACAAATAGCCTTAAATCAAAAAGTATCCTTATCTGCAAATGTTCTGACTCAAGACTTAGCAGGGGAATCAGTTTTACTGAATCTGCAAAGCGAAGAATATTTTAGTCAAAACGAGGTAGGTACAAAAATATTCTTTGTGCTAACTGAGTCAGATTCTATCCAGACAGCTTACGACACCTTGATAAAAGAGTATGATGTCGAGCCAGAGAAGTTAAAACAAGACTTGCTCAAGTTTATTGATAAATTGGTTAAGGCTGGACTAGTGGAAATTACTGATTCTTAA
- a CDS encoding serine/threonine protein kinase: MSIKNDNYCYQFYGLNLSINRLLPGLVTVNSSALIDVAIHLVGEQQSQPPLLDQAFWNVPLEWYEQTGFHLWTTHRDDGTYWRIRSFDGVDCLEFILNPDGSQVWGFWSRDALFTDAVSLLLGCVLGHLLRLRGVTCLHASVVAVDGSAIAILGQSGAGKSTTAAALASRGFSVLADDIAALIPDKKSFWVQSAYPRLRLWPNSVNAIHGSIEDLSLVSTNLDKRFIDLQIKDREQWQFQSQALPLIAVYILGERDSNLTAPIINSLSLPEAMKYLMFNSYGRAFLTSQQCRQEFQELGQLAKTVPVRELLLPDNLGSLKQIYDVILENLRLIHTLV, from the coding sequence ATGTCGATTAAAAACGATAATTATTGCTATCAATTTTATGGGCTCAACCTGTCTATTAATCGACTGCTCCCAGGGTTAGTTACTGTTAACAGTTCTGCACTGATAGATGTTGCTATTCACCTAGTTGGTGAACAGCAGAGTCAACCGCCATTACTCGACCAAGCTTTTTGGAATGTGCCGCTTGAGTGGTATGAACAAACAGGCTTCCATTTGTGGACAACGCACCGGGATGACGGCACTTACTGGAGGATAAGGTCTTTTGATGGGGTTGATTGCTTAGAATTCATTTTGAATCCTGATGGTAGTCAAGTTTGGGGTTTTTGGTCTAGAGATGCACTATTTACAGATGCAGTATCTTTGCTGCTGGGTTGTGTACTTGGTCATCTGTTACGGCTGCGGGGAGTGACTTGTCTTCATGCCAGCGTGGTTGCAGTTGATGGTAGCGCGATCGCCATTTTGGGACAATCAGGCGCAGGTAAATCAACCACAGCAGCAGCGTTAGCTAGCCGTGGATTCTCCGTATTGGCAGATGATATTGCCGCACTTATTCCTGATAAAAAAAGTTTTTGGGTACAATCTGCTTATCCTCGTCTACGCCTGTGGCCTAATTCTGTAAATGCCATTCACGGCTCAATAGAAGATTTATCACTGGTATCAACAAATCTAGATAAACGCTTTATAGATTTGCAAATAAAAGATAGAGAACAGTGGCAGTTTCAATCCCAAGCTTTGCCATTAATTGCTGTGTACATATTAGGAGAACGTGACTCAAACCTCACAGCACCTATAATTAACTCTCTTTCTCTGCCTGAAGCAATGAAGTATCTAATGTTCAATTCTTATGGGCGTGCTTTCCTCACTTCTCAACAGTGTAGACAAGAGTTTCAAGAATTAGGTCAATTGGCAAAGACTGTTCCTGTGCGTGAGTTATTACTTCCTGATAATTTAGGGAGTTTGAAGCAAATTTATGATGTTATTTTAGAAAACTTACGCTTGATTCATACTTTGGTTTAG
- a CDS encoding lasso peptide biosynthesis B2 protein: MKYLSKFIKLNSQKKQLLINTFIVLTLVRLGLWLLSFKTLHQLLLRLSNAKPKYQEKHHISIETIIWAVEVSSHYMLGVKCLARALTCQVFMSRHGYTSNLCIGVAKGQEGELKAHAWLENQGQVVIGDVADLPNFSQLASFAKEHL; the protein is encoded by the coding sequence ATGAAGTATTTATCTAAGTTTATCAAATTAAATTCTCAAAAAAAACAACTTTTAATTAACACTTTTATTGTATTGACATTAGTTAGATTAGGTTTGTGGCTACTGTCATTTAAAACCTTGCATCAACTTCTATTAAGGCTAAGTAACGCCAAACCTAAATATCAAGAAAAACACCACATCTCTATTGAAACAATTATCTGGGCTGTTGAAGTGAGCAGTCATTATATGCTTGGTGTAAAGTGTCTGGCGCGTGCCTTGACTTGCCAGGTTTTCATGAGTCGCCACGGTTATACATCTAATCTCTGCATTGGTGTTGCTAAAGGTCAAGAAGGAGAGTTAAAGGCTCATGCGTGGTTAGAAAATCAGGGACAGGTTGTAATTGGGGATGTTGCAGACCTTCCTAATTTTAGCCAACTGGCATCTTTTGCAAAAGAGCATCTTTAA
- a CDS encoding transposase family protein, protein MSVLTRLLPDSTNLKLESCLVDEIKTQIKLIVSAIITVVNCPVCNQPTHRIHSHYERKLADLPWADYSITLQLRVRKFFCINTLCNRRIFTERLNSVTAPWARRTLRLAQRLSAIALANGGAAGVRLSEQLGIKVSRNTLLNLVRSIPLPPIVTPHTLGVDDFCFRKCKTYGTALIDLERSRPIALLKDAKAETLAEWLKAHPGVKVVSRDRSLTLLLFISGFKEFY, encoded by the coding sequence ATGTCGGTGCTAACTCGCCTCTTACCAGATTCAACAAACCTGAAACTTGAGAGTTGCCTTGTTGACGAAATAAAAACTCAGATAAAGTTGATTGTTTCTGCAATCATAACAGTAGTTAATTGTCCAGTTTGTAATCAACCAACTCACCGAATTCATAGCCACTACGAGCGGAAGTTAGCAGACTTACCGTGGGCTGATTACAGCATTACCCTACAGTTACGGGTGCGGAAGTTTTTTTGCATCAATACTTTGTGTAACCGACGCATTTTTACCGAAAGGCTCAACAGTGTAACCGCACCTTGGGCGCGAAGGACTCTACGTTTAGCTCAACGACTAAGTGCGATTGCTTTAGCTAATGGTGGTGCAGCAGGGGTAAGACTCTCGGAGCAATTAGGGATAAAAGTTTCTCGCAACACACTATTAAATTTAGTCCGCTCAATCCCACTCCCACCAATCGTAACGCCACATACTCTTGGGGTAGACGACTTTTGTTTTCGTAAATGTAAAACCTACGGCACAGCACTAATTGACCTGGAACGCAGCCGACCAATTGCTCTACTCAAAGATGCAAAAGCTGAAACCTTAGCAGAATGGTTAAAAGCTCATCCCGGTGTCAAAGTCGTCTCACGAGATCGATCATTGACCTTGCTACTATTCATATCTGGATTCAAAGAATTTTATTAG
- a CDS encoding nucleotidyltransferase family protein encodes MPTKVQRPEIELLLCCTRTHIDPKTAERINTILQQDIDWTYLMEIAAYHGTIPLLYQSLKTAGKEAIPKTVLTQLQNHYHTNASRNLFLSHELLNILKLFEAHKIRAIPFKGLVLAISIYGNLAMRQFSDLDILVRQQDIVKAQELLIAHKYQLEADYYGWQQTFVHSQKPEIVVDLHCELTPLSYFPFKLPNFETLWQRSRSLTLKGESIIEFSCDDLLIILAVQVARGVNESKASLAQICDLAELLRIQQRFDWEQLLQKVNSLELKRPFFISLFIVNTLLNTPLPAQVKQAIQEQIQIDPTILIYAIRMQKQLFTEIKSPLIIKLFFQHLMINGPLSRMPDRVYLVWQFLNFTTRLVITDTTQADLEFFLLPSGLSFLYYLIRPIRLVSRYITNSKYR; translated from the coding sequence TTGCCAACAAAGGTTCAACGTCCAGAAATTGAGCTACTTCTGTGTTGTACCCGAACTCATATAGACCCCAAAACAGCAGAGCGAATTAATACCATACTCCAGCAAGATATAGACTGGACATATCTTATGGAAATAGCAGCATATCATGGGACGATACCACTCCTATACCAGAGTCTCAAGACTGCTGGGAAAGAAGCTATTCCCAAAACAGTTTTAACTCAGCTTCAGAATCATTATCACACTAATGCTAGCCGCAACTTATTTTTGAGCCACGAATTGCTTAACATCCTTAAGCTTTTTGAAGCTCACAAAATTCGGGCAATTCCTTTTAAAGGTCTTGTTTTAGCTATTTCTATTTATGGCAATTTAGCCATGAGACAATTTAGCGACCTAGATATTCTGGTGAGACAACAGGATATAGTCAAAGCTCAAGAATTATTGATTGCTCACAAATATCAACTAGAAGCTGACTACTATGGTTGGCAACAAACTTTTGTCCATAGCCAGAAACCAGAAATAGTGGTGGATCTTCACTGTGAATTGACTCCCTTATCTTACTTCCCTTTTAAACTTCCTAATTTTGAAACTTTGTGGCAACGAAGCAGGTCTTTAACCCTCAAAGGTGAATCTATCATCGAATTCTCTTGTGATGATTTGTTAATAATCCTCGCTGTCCAAGTTGCTAGAGGAGTTAATGAAAGTAAAGCGTCTTTAGCTCAGATTTGTGATTTAGCTGAATTATTGCGTATTCAACAGAGATTTGATTGGGAACAATTATTGCAAAAAGTAAACAGTCTGGAACTTAAAAGACCATTTTTTATTAGTCTGTTTATAGTTAACACTCTCCTGAATACCCCTTTGCCAGCGCAAGTAAAGCAGGCTATTCAAGAACAGATCCAAATCGATCCAACAATTTTAATTTATGCTATACGGATGCAGAAACAGCTTTTCACGGAAATTAAAAGTCCACTGATAATTAAACTTTTTTTTCAGCACCTAATGATAAATGGCCCACTCAGTAGAATGCCAGATCGTGTTTATCTGGTGTGGCAATTTTTGAATTTTACAACCAGGCTTGTAATTACTGATACTACCCAAGCAGACCTGGAATTTTTCCTATTGCCATCTGGTCTTTCTTTCCTATACTACTTAATCCGACCAATACGCTTGGTAAGCAGATACATAACTAATAGTAAATACAGATGA